The Amycolatopsis nigrescens CSC17Ta-90 genomic interval CCCGCGGGCTGATCGAGCGCGGCGCCGAGCTGACCGACGTCGCCGTCACGGTCGGGTTCGTCGACCAGGCCCATCTCAGCCGGCACTTCCGCCGGCTGGTCGGGGTGACCCCGGGCGCCTACCGACGTGCGATGCAAGAACGTACAAGATCCAGAAGCGGGCCCGGTCGTAGTTTCGCCGGGTGATGCCACTCGAATCTTCCCCCGCCGACCTGCGCAAGCTGGGTGAAGCGACGCTGGACCTGGCGGCCGGCTTCATCGCGAACCTGGCGGACCGCCCGTCGCACGATCTGTCGCCGTCGGCCGAGCGGTTCGCCATCACCGGCGAGCCGAACGAGCTCACCGAGCTGCTCACCACCGTGATGCGCGCTGCGGAACCCGGGGTGGACACGGCGGGACCCCGTTACCTTGGCTACATCCCGGCCGGTGGGCTGGTCAGCTCCGCGGTCGCGCACCTGCTCGCACTGGTGCTGAACCGGTTCCCGACGGTCGCCGAGATGGCGCCGGGCATGGTCGCCATCGAGCAGAGCGTGCTGGACTGGATGTGCGCCGAGTTCGAGCTGCCCGGCACCGCAGGCGGCCTGCTGACCAGCGGCGGATCGGCGGCGACCCTTTCCGCGGTGGTCGCCGCCCGCGAAGACCGGCTTGGTGCCGATTCGCGCGGGGCGACCCTGTACGTCAGCGGGCACACCCACCTCTGCGTCGCGAAAGCGGCCAGGGTCGCCGGTCTGCCGAGGGACTGCGTCCGCGTCGTGCCGACGGACGACCGGCTGCGGATGGACCCGCGGGCGGCGGCACGGATGATCGACGAGGACCGGCGTGCCGGGCGGCGGCCGTTCCTGCTGGCCGGCACCGCGGGCACCACGGACACCGGTGCGATCGACCCGCTCGGCGACCTCGCCGCGCTGGCGCGGGAGCAAGGGCTGTGGTTCCACGTCGACGGGGCCTACGGCGGCGCGTTCCAGCTGACCGCTCGCGGGCGGGAAAGGCTCGCCGGCGTCGCCGAGGCCGATTCGGTCGTGCTGGACCCGCACAAAGGTCTCTTCATGCCGTATGGCCTCGGTACTCTGCTCGTCCGCGACGTGCGCACGCTGTCCGCCGCGCACCGGCACGACGCGCCGTACTTGCAGGACCTCGTCGCCGGGGACGGACTGCCCGACTACGCCGATCATGGCGTGGAGCTGACCAGGGAGCATCGCGGCCTGCGGATCTGGCTTCCGCTGCGACTCCATGGCGTGCAAGCGTTTCGCGACGAGCTCGACGAGAAGCTCGACCTGGCCGGGCAAGCCGCTGACGAACTTTCCGCGATCCCCGCCGTGCACGTGCCGTGGCGGCCGCAACTGTCCACAGTGGCCTTTCGCCTGCGCGAGGGGGATCGGGCCACCCGCACCCTTTTCGACGCGATCCGGCGGGATCAGCGGATCTTCCTGACCAGCACGACGATCGGCGGCGAGTTCCACATCCGGCTCTGCGTGCTGAGCCACCGGACGCACGCCGAGCAGGTGAACGAGGCGGTGGCCGCGATCCGCGCACTGGCCGGTTGAGCCGGCCGCGCTACAGCCAGGCGAGCAACTCGCGGAGGAACCGGTCCCGGCCGTGTTCCGCCCGGTCGAGGTGGACGTAATGGGTCGCCTGATCGAGCCGCACGGCGCGGACGTCCGACGCGCCGGTGAGATCCGCCGCGAGGGTGGTCAGGTCGCCGGGGCGGGACCAGAAGTCGAGCTCGCTGCGCAGCACCAGGGTGCGCGCGGTGATGCGGCCCGCGTCCCACAGGTTGCGGCCGGTGGCCAAGCTGAAGCTGTCCTCCAGCGCGCCGGTGGGTGCGCGGAAGCTCGGCGGCTCGCGGTCACCCGCGGTCGGGTCACTGGCCAGCGAGCCGTCCACATAGGATTGTGCGACGGCAGGATCGCGCCATTCTGACTTGTCCTCGGCCGGGATGCTGGAGTCCCAGCTGGGTAGCAGGCTCGCGCCGGTGTGGTACCGGTAGGCGCCGATGGCGTCGTTGAACTCGCCCGGCCGGTCCGGATCCTCGTACGGGGACCCGTGGCCGAGTGTCGGGTGGTCGTCGAGTATGCCGTACAGGCTGTTGTGCACCACCAGTGAATGGACCCGATGCGGCTGGACGCTCGCGTACCACCCCGCCCAGTGACCGCCGGTCGCCCAGCCGACCAGGTCGACCCGCGGCGCACGGGTGCGCGATCGGAGCCAGTCGACCACCACCCCGATGTCGCGCACCACCTGCTCGCCGGTCACCAGCGGCGGGCCTGCCTCGGGTGGCTCGCCCATCTCCGTCGGCCG includes:
- a CDS encoding pyridoxal phosphate-dependent decarboxylase family protein, whose protein sequence is MPLESSPADLRKLGEATLDLAAGFIANLADRPSHDLSPSAERFAITGEPNELTELLTTVMRAAEPGVDTAGPRYLGYIPAGGLVSSAVAHLLALVLNRFPTVAEMAPGMVAIEQSVLDWMCAEFELPGTAGGLLTSGGSAATLSAVVAAREDRLGADSRGATLYVSGHTHLCVAKAARVAGLPRDCVRVVPTDDRLRMDPRAAARMIDEDRRAGRRPFLLAGTAGTTDTGAIDPLGDLAALAREQGLWFHVDGAYGGAFQLTARGRERLAGVAEADSVVLDPHKGLFMPYGLGTLLVRDVRTLSAAHRHDAPYLQDLVAGDGLPDYADHGVELTREHRGLRIWLPLRLHGVQAFRDELDEKLDLAGQAADELSAIPAVHVPWRPQLSTVAFRLREGDRATRTLFDAIRRDQRIFLTSTTIGGEFHIRLCVLSHRTHAEQVNEAVAAIRALAG
- a CDS encoding alpha/beta fold hydrolase, which translates into the protein MSRTRISYQSVTIPDGWQPDGMFSIRRTGLAVATLMFAATATPVAAEGRIHRTDFQVPAGHGRSLGVREVAPPRPAEPRPLLLLHGARVPGIPSFDLPVAGGSLAEDLARAGHRVYLMDARGYGTSTRPTEMGEPPEAGPPLVTGEQVVRDIGVVVDWLRSRTRAPRVDLVGWATGGHWAGWYASVQPHRVHSLVVHNSLYGILDDHPTLGHGSPYEDPDRPGEFNDAIGAYRYHTGASLLPSWDSSIPAEDKSEWRDPAVAQSYVDGSLASDPTAGDREPPSFRAPTGALEDSFSLATGRNLWDAGRITARTLVLRSELDFWSRPGDLTTLAADLTGASDVRAVRLDQATHYVHLDRAEHGRDRFLRELLAWL